ggtattagccttgccctggctaatagcctaggtttaagcgcctttgctcgctctcttaCTCGTACTCGCACAGATGACCACATTTCGGACATTTTGGATTGTTCGAGAACCAATGCTTCAGATGCTGCAAGTGCCCTCCATGAGAACAGCCCTGGCACCAGGCGTACAATCCCCGAACCACCCCGTTGCAAACACTACATTTCGAGCTCTGCACAGAGCGACATTTTCCACAATACCGCCCAACGGCATTCAACAACGGCCTACCGCAGTCTCCGCAATTAGTATGCATCGTTGTCGACTGCAGATTCATGTCCGAAACTGTTCTAATCCAACTCAGGTTGATAATCTGCGTTGCCTCATTCCACAGTTGGTGGCGATGCAACAGCTCAACGTAGGACAGTAGCCAGTTTTCGTGGATGGATTCGTCGGTTTGTAGACTGTGCCGACGATCACCCAGTGCAATCAGTATGCAGGTTGAAGTTTGTACATCTCCAATTTCTGTTTGTAAAGTTAGACAATCTGCCAGAACCTGGTGGGGTTCCCATAGCGGTGGATTAATTGGATTGCCTTcagatattttcaaaaaagaaGGTATATTTGGTGGTGGGGAACATTCCTGTGTATTATCTGCGCAGAGCTCCTTTCTGGGGCGTGCATGATGCAGATCGTGTGCGTTCATCAGATTGGATGAAGGAAAAGTATAGTCTTTTATAAGATCATGTGGTCCAGTGTACAGGAACCCATCTCGGAAGCCTTTTATACAGTTAACGTTGTCAAAGGTCAGTTCTGTCTCGCCGAAAACGAAGTCGCAGCAGTTGGGTTCAATGTCGATTGATAGCAATTGGCCTTTTCCTGACAGCATAGTAGTCAAGTCGGCTTTAGGATTGAGAAATTCTAAGAAATCGTCAGATGAACTAGGAACGGGGCCCGCACTCCCTAGATTCGGATTGCTACCAGTTTTGTCGTCAACTGGTCTTCCCGAGCTCGATTGATTAGAGTTTTGTGCCATTAAACGGTTAGAGTGGCTTTGACTTGCGTTGGAGTTCCGTTGTTCTAGTTTTAAATTTGCTATGGAGCTGTATGCGTACAACTGGCTAATAAAGTTCCATAGGAAGCTAACGTTAGTTTTGCCGTAGTTTTTCGCAACAGAAGCATTGTGCGCACAAATGTCTGCTAATGAAGCTCCCGTTAGGATATACTCTTTGGCACAACCTTTGAGAGCGTGAAAGTCTTTCAATAAGGATGTTTTAGTGACATCTTTAACGTTGGTAGTTTGGCTCTTTGTTAGGAAATTGTACAAACTTGACTTAGCCAAATGAAACTGATCAGTCGAAGGTGGAGTTTTTTGTCTACTGCCTAGAAGACTGGTTTTCTGCACCGGTGGTGGCGTTGGAGGGCCCACTAGTTTCATTTTGTACGCATATAAAAGATCACCTTTGAAATTGAAGCTTGCTCCCTGCGGATTAGCTTTGATTGCTGGTCGCGATGCATCCTTGAAAACGTGTTTGAAAATGGTGGAATCTTTACTGGTGGAGAGCAAAACGTGCGAGTCGTTCCCCTTAAAAGCGATACCGGTGGTGACATTTGAATGTTCATTGAAAGAGGCGTATGGAATGAATGGCCTACGAACGTCCCATATATAGATGCTGTAGTCTACGACGAGGGCACAACTGGCAATGTGGTACATTTTATCGGGGCGCCAACGGACCCGACCCACCACAGCAATCGTGTGAATGCTGTATTCCAGTGAAACATTCTTTGGGTTTTCTAGTGATGAGTTTTTAGGATTGGTGTTCCAAATCTTAATTTGCTtgtcaaacgggtttgttgtctgctgaaaatcgtcggtgcgtattctaaattgaccctcggaatggtagtttcgaccgcaacattttttttgcgtgtacataGTAGGGTATtgtctgattttctcaaaattgcaaaaTTGCATATTCAGACACGGTCTGTATTTAAATCTAAtatgtacactaataaaaatccacacatttttattggcaaaaatctaaagaaatttacaaataaattttatgtgtgcgttaataaccacccgctataggagaatccacataaaggttattagttaataacggttatgtgtATTTCCACATATATgatatgcgaattcacatagccgttatgtgggaaatgctatagtcaaaatttatgtgtgccacacataatggatatgattggatttttgtcagtgtacatAGTAGGGTATtgtctgattttctcaaaattgcacgcggcgtacccttcaggaaaggtaccgccgcgctttctgcaccccgtttacttgattcttatgggtgaatagcattgcggtgtatcgtttggcgcggccgtacctttcgacagtcattcgccgcatgaagttttgtgcaagtacccatttgggaacattaggcccgatgcccacgtagcgtattttcaacgctgc
The nucleotide sequence above comes from Armigeres subalbatus isolate Guangzhou_Male chromosome 3, GZ_Asu_2, whole genome shotgun sequence. Encoded proteins:
- the LOC134221775 gene encoding GATOR2 complex protein WDR24-like — translated: MAEMSIQSLTIPCYRQTTNPFDKQIKIWNTNPKNSSLENPKNVSLEYSIHTIAVVGRVRWRPDKMYHIASCALVVDYSIYIWDVRRPFIPYASFNEHSNVTTGIAFKGNDSHVLLSTSKDSTIFKHVFKDASRPAIKANPQGASFNFKGDLLYAYKMKLVGPPTPPPVQKTSLLGSRQKTPPSTDQFHLAKSSLYNFLTKSQTTNVKDVTKTSLLKDFHALKGCAKEYILTGASLADICAHNASVAKNYGKTNVSFLWNFISQLYAYSSIANLKLEQRNSNASQSHSNRLMAQNSNQSSSGRPVDDKTGSNPNLGSAGPVPSSSDDFLEFLNPKADLTTMLSGKGQLLSIDIEPNCCDFVFGETELTFDNVNCIKGFRDGFLYTGPHDLIKDYTFPSSNLMNAHDLHHARPRKELCADNTQECSPPPNIPSFLKISEGNPINPPLWEPHQVLADCLTLQTEIGDVQTSTCILIALGDRRHSLQTDESIHENWLLSYVELLHRHQLWNEATQIINLSWIRTVSDMNLQSTTMHTNCGDCGRPLLNAVGRYCGKCRSVQSSKCSVCNGVVRGLYAWCQGCSHGGHLQHLKHWFSNNPKCPKCGHLCEYE